The following are encoded together in the Scomber scombrus chromosome 7, fScoSco1.1, whole genome shotgun sequence genome:
- the LOC133983526 gene encoding uncharacterized protein LOC133983526 isoform X3 encodes MTTEASAVSEANTEGKQKASGAEPEPEPENKKNPEAAATEPEGEQSSKKAQQQASEPGPADVATSPEEEQLKPRTRTSAGKGLSRLFSSFLKRRSQCSEGEGFEVEKAREEKADTEEKTDKVEEVKSEEKETKVDEEKSEVKEVKKKEEKVEQKEEKKEEEKVEKKSSKKKKKEAKKKAEEKDEEEVKKAEEKKVEEPVKKKEEQKEEAKTQQTVEKVEEKLEPKEEDKKETAEVKDKGAEVGKKDSKEEGKVDKKVTKKKEKEEKVKKKEEEKAKRKAEEEERAKKREEEKEKRREEDKAREAERAKKKEEEKEKVKKKEEDKTKEEKPKKKEEETNKTEEEKGKEEIKKKEEKKIEEKPKKEEEKGKKREKGKNKGKKETKGPSEERVKAPIAAPEPELKTEPDIEQAPDQHSLSSAETQPAQEEPKEEAAIKKEPEVVEVKKEETEKKEEEPAKQEKEAKEEKEVAKEEVKKEKPAKQKKTEKKAEEAKGSKRQKTMECKVTLLDDAQFECELDKHAKGQELLTKVCDHLNLLEKDYFGLAHWGTPTNKIWLEPTKEIRKQVPGAVYEFTFNMKFYPPDPAQLTEDLTRYFLCLQLRNDIMRGVLPCSFVTLSLLGSYTAQSELGEYDPELHGTDYVKDLSLAPGQSKELEEKVMELHRTYRSMSPAQADMLFLENAKKLAMYGVDLHQAKDLDGVDITLGVCSSGLMVYKDKLRINRFPWPKVLKISYKRSSFFIKIRPSEQEQYESTIGFKLPNYKASKKLWKVCVEHHTFFRVPSVEPPSSSRFLVLGSKFRYSGRTQAQTRQASSMIDRPAPRFTRSASKRLSRNLDGAAGDETLQFLQQLSASTRSEVDDWSVMLASDQPQPAPEFTVKGESEQIFIQSWEEGQPVQTVTVTLQDTGQTGSQTITQTVSQSWLELASDEQQQKTKEDEWSVLLHRHPPFPFVPPFDFVKQPAKLSLAQISSLDGLLQPALKQQDDWFLYFDRIFSLSMLERDDKPPFSPPAQFQLQEKNEQITSVIEQELTNEEVIERLQEKVITVDKLKEVHVLEKRLREVRDLEERLQEVDEMAERLQEVIEEELGKEEVAKLREEEKLEQEEIKQVEGVTETVVKKYVRMETNKEDEVDELEDEIKQVFLKGLLPEEEGETKMKQEIEKEVTELSVLDDSLRDKLRLIEKEWQDEVEQKFGFPDIIGGTSVVTYQKVEQMIKKKVTIVDDRGQQQEDVENMQIQSGVISEKIWRKTEILEERTQREVTERFQAEDQSQVEDEDIWFVLFDRSPYKAVVKPPVTSVKHVQVDEGERFTSKTEITTVEEKRDVIVEERTIREEEIRLMPEIPPPQNITKREDDWFVLLDVLPRETSYVPPVTLKEQDQMAAERFVSVVQTAAEEDIKEVVVEERKIIEEAPRHLQKIPQQPVRERDDDAFMQPVKERDDDWFVLLDVVPRETSYVPPVTLMKKYQKEPDRFVSVVQTAVHKEISKVVVEERKIIIEAPRQEIPQQPVRERDDDWFMMLDVVPREASYVLPVAVAERVDVSPEERVSVVAITSVREKRGKDVVEEKEIKQKQSQEQVIALPQAVRQIEDDWFVQLDIPTRESSFVPPVTMAEYVQVYPKESIFTVAKTVVVVSRKEVVVEKMMVQKEDKKLPKQIIPEQKISQPVRERDDDWFQLLDVVPRETSFVPPVSLPLPAKIYPDIQPVIEVKRKEQKLPKVDLDQIRQQPSQPLPERDDDWFVLFDAVREEAVIRPSVAAVKIIPEMRKTFEVEVTTTETRTWKKMIIGVDSRQDEARLSEIRPSPMAPSSEREGGYDWFILFDIIREKTVVIPPVAVVKRIVDVAPIEPKQKIIMKELRPPVKFVEIKPPQPREVDDDWFVLLDVAAKAPVAMAGPVRMYPEVRPSKKVAAIEQRAQQRITIVEERWQQEKMIQQIQQIPRPTVRKVEDDWFILLDVAPKKSVAAPERIRFPAEVRPPTAETKKRIVISETRPQFERRILEERRPVVHTHINDDWFVLLDGGLKESVVSTQRGTRPVSAPVFSQAALAEAGIPMAPLDQPQTSTPIKTSRKDERRLEVTVEAVEPSKTEADIKPAVWRDQREETSLITSINGDIQSEVVSTEVVRMRKEFDKTNEDVLKHHASISELKRNFMESVPESRPSEWDKRLSTHSPFRTLGINGQPLPSADGSVCISPLCGGSETKAAHVETSSNLDFSGIPSPTVRHKSGPDSVEAHDVPVEEESYQEAVVVFETSLVPIVEVEMAQPPPSISLSSKDLDEIQEEEGSYPGVSEGSGRIVGCSPASYFRSDGPQVIRCFQPPLVQTQTVTITAVSNSLPSGISTTEVPIVPTKTFTYESSKVTVDGTDEDKDGTTVSSSKTVSSETTSGTTVTTTTTHISKVVKSGSSETRVEKRIVINADSEIDQDKGKDGGASSL; translated from the exons ATGACAACAGAGGCAAGTGCGGTGAGCGAGGCAAACACTGAGGGCAAGCAGAAGGCAAGCGGTGCCGAACCCGAACCCGAACCCGAGAACAAGAAGAATCCGGAGGCAGCAGCAACTGAGCCAGAGGGGGAGCAGTCGAGCAAGAAAGCCCAGCAGCAGGCCTCTGAGCCTGGGCCTGCTGATGTAGCCACCTCCCctgaggaggagcagctgaAACCTCGTACCCGGACCTCTGCTGGCAAAGGCCTGTCTcgcctcttctcctctttcctcaaACGCCGCTCACAGTGCTCTGAGGGAGAGGGGTTTGAAGTAGAGAAAGCCAGGGAGGAAAAGgcagacacagaggaaaaaacTGACAAAGTGGAAGAGGTGAAAAGTGAAGAGAAGGAAACTAAAGTAGACGAGGAAAAATCTGAAGTTAAAgaagttaaaaagaaagaagaaaaagtagaacaaaaagaggagaaaaaggaggaagaaaaagttgAGAAGAAGagcagtaaaaagaaaaagaaagaagctaagaaaaaagcagaggaaaaggatgaagaggaagtgaaaaaggcagaggagaaaaaagtaGAGGAAccagtgaaaaagaaagaggagcaAAAGGAAGAGGCAAAGACACAGCAGACCGTAGAAAAGGTAGAGGAAAAATTGGAGCCAAAAGAAGAGGATAAGAAGGAAACTGCTGAAGTTAAAGACAAGGGGGCAGAGGTCGGAAAGAAGGATAGTAAAGAGGAGGGAAAAGTTGACAAGAAggtgacaaagaaaaaagaaaaggaggaaaaggtaaagaagaaggaagaggaaaaagccaagaggaaagcagaggaagaagaaagggcGAAGAAgcgagaagaagagaaagaaaagagaagagaagaagataaGGCAAGAGAGGCCGAAAGggcaaagaagaaagaagaggaaaaggaaaaggtcaaaaagaaggaggaggataaAACGAAAGAGGAGAagccaaaaaagaaagaagaagagacaaataagacagaagaggagaagggtaaagaagagataaaaaagaaagaggagaaaaagatagaagaaaagccgaagaaggaagaggaaaaggggaagaaaagagagaaggggaagaacaaaggaaagaaggagacgAAAGGGCCAAGTGAGGAGCGGGTGAAAGCACCGATTGCTGCTCCAGAGCCAGAACTTAAAACTGAGCCAGACATCGAACAAGCTCCTGATCAGCACTCACTAAGCAGCGCAGAGACACAG CCAGCTCAGGAGGAACCCAAGGAAGAAGCTGCGATAAAGAAGGAGCCTGAAGTAGTTGAAGTGAagaaggaggagacagagaaaaaagaggaagaaccAGCAAAACAGGAGAAGGAagcaaaagaagagaaggaggtggctaaggaggaggtgaagaaggagaagcctgcaaaacaaaagaagactgAGAAGAAGGCAGAAGAGGCAAAAGGCTCCAAACGACAGAAAACCATGGAATGCAAAGTCACCTTACTGGACGACGCTCAGTTTGAGTGTGAGCTTGAT aAACATGCTAAAGGGCAGGAACTTTTAACAAAAGTGTGTGACCACCTCAACCTGCTGGAGAAGGATTACTTTGGCCTCGCTCACTGGGGAACACCAACAAACAAG ATATGGTTGGAACCCACCAAAGAGATCCGGAAACAGGTTCCAGGTGCTGTCTACGAGTTTACATTTAACATGAAGTTCTACCCTCCTGATCCAGCACAGCTTACTGAAGACCTCACCAG GTACTTCCTGTGTCTCCAGCTGAGGAATGACATTATGCGTGGTGTTCTTCCCTGTTCCTTTGTCACACTGTCCTTGCTGGGCTCCTACACAGCTCAGTCAGAGCTTGGAGAGTATGACCCAGAACTTCATGGAACAGACTATGTCAAAGATCTGAGTCTGGCCCCCGGACAAAGCAAAGAGCTGGAAGAAAAGGTTATGGAGCTGCATCGCACGTACAG GTCAATGAGTCCAGCCCAAGCTGACATGCTGTTTCTGGAAAACGCAAAGAAACTCGCCATGTATGGAGTGGACCTGCACCAAGCCAAA gatctTGATGGTGTTGACATTACACTGGGGGTTTGCTCTAGTGGTCTGATGGTTTACAAGGACAAGTTGAGAATCAATCGTTTCCCTTGGCCCAAAGTTCTCAAGATCTCTTACAAACGCAGCAGCTTCTTTATTAAGATCCGGCCGTCGGAG CAAGAGCAGTATGAAAGCACAATTGGCTTCAAACTGCCCAACTACAAAGCCTCGAAGAAGCTGTGGAAAGTTTGTGTTGAACACCATACCTTCTTCAG GGTTCCATCAGTGGAGCCTCCCTCGTCAAGCCGCTTCCTCGTTTTGGGCTCCAAATTCAGGTACAGCGGACGTACTCAAGCCCAGACCCGCCAGGCCAGCTCCATGATCGACCGCCCAGCACCTCGCTTCACACGCTCAGCAAGCAAGCGTCTGTCCCGTAATCTAGATGGAG CAGCTGGAGATGAGACTCTCCAGTTCCTGCAACAACTCTCAGCATCAACCAGGTCTGAGGTTGATGATTGGTCGGTGATGCTGGCTTCTGACCAACCCCAGCCAGCCCCTGAATTCACAG TCAAAGGGGAGTCTGAGCAGATATTCATTCAGTCCTGGGAGGAGGGGCAGCCTGTTCAAACGGTCACAGTAACCTTGCAGGACACTGGGCAGACGGGCTCTCAAACTATCactcagacagtcagtcagtcatggcTGGAACTGGCATctgatgagcagcagcagaagacaAAGGAAGATGAGTGGTCTGTCCTGCTCCATAGAcaccctccttttccttttgtcCCACCTTTTGACTTTGTGAAGCAGCCAG CTAAGCTCAGCTTGGCACAAATTAGCTCTCTGGATGGGCTATTGCAACCTGCACTGAAACAGCAAGACGACTGGTTTTTGTACTTTGACCGAATCTTCAGCCTGTCCATGCTTGAGCGTGATGATAAACCTCCAT TCTCTCCTCCAGCCCAGTTCCAGCTCCAGGAGAAGAATGAGCAGATCACAAGTGTAATAGAGCAGGAACTGACTAATGAGGAGGTCATTGAGAGGCTGCAGGAAAAAGTGATCACAGTAGACAAGCTGAAAGAGGTGCATGTTTTGGAAAAGAGGCTGAGGGAAGTGAGGGATTTAGAGGAAAGGCTCCAAGAAGTGGATGAGATGGCAGAGAGACTCCAGGAAGTAATAGAAGAGGAACTGGGGAAGGAAGAGGTAGCCAAGttaagagaggaagagaagttAGAGCAGGAAGAGATCAAACAAGTTGAAGGTGTAACAGAAACAGTGGTGAAAAAATATGTGAGGATGGAGACAAATAAGGAAGATGAAGTGGATGAATTGGAAGATGAAATAAAGCAGGTGTTTTTAAAAGGCTTGTTGCctgaggaggaaggagagaccAAGATGAAGCAGGAGATTGAAAAAGAGGTGACAGAGTTGAGTGTGTTAGATGATAGTTTGAGAGACAAGCTACGTCTGATAGAAAAGGAATGGCAAGACGAGGTGGAGCAGAAGTTTGGCTTTCCAGATATCATCGGTGGCACCTCTGTAGTAACATACCAGAAGGTGGAGCAAATGATTAAGAAGAAAGTGACAATTGTAGATGATAGAGGGCAGCAGCAGGAAGATGTGGAAAATATGCAGATACAGTCTGGGGTAATATCAGAGAAGATATGGCGTAAGACAGAAATACTGGAGGAGAGAACTCAGAGAGAAGTTACAGAGAGGTTTCAGGCCGAGGATCAATCTCAAGTGGAAGATGAAGATATCTGGTTCGTACTTTTTGACCGCTCTCCATACAAGGCTGTTGTCAAACCACCAG TTACCTCAGTCAAGCATGTTCAGGTGGATGAAGGAGAGCGTTTCACCTCAAAGACTGAGATTACAACAGTCGAGGAGAAAAGGGACGTAATAGTAGAAGAGAGAAcaataagagaagaagaaataagaCTTATGCCAGAGATCCCACCACCACAGAATATCACAAAAAGAGAGGATGACTGGTTTGTGCTACTGGATGTTCTTCCGAGAGAAACCTCTTATGTACCACCAG TGACCTTGAAGGAACAAGACCAGATGGCCGCTGAACGTTTTGTCTCAGTGGTtcaaactgcagcagaggaagatATTAAGGAAGTAGTAgttgaagagagaaagataataGAAGAGGCACCAAGACATCTTCAAAAAATCCCACAGCAGCCTGTCAGAGAAAGAGATGACGACGCGTTTATGCAgccagtgaaagagagagatgatgatTGGTTTGTGTTGCTGGATGTTGTTCCCAGAGAAACATCTTATGTACCACCAG TCACCTTGATGAAAAAATACCAGAAGGAGCCTGATCGTTTTGTGTCTGTGGTTCAAACTGCAGTGCACAAGGAGATTAGTAAAGTAGTAGTTGAAGAGAGGAAGATAATAATAGAGGCGCCAAGACAAGAAATCCCACAACAGCCagtaagagaaagagatgatGACTGGTTTATGATGCTGGATGTTGTTCCCAGAGAAGCATCATATGTACTACCAG TGGCTGTTGCAGAGCGTGTTGATGTGTCCCCTGAAGAACGTGTCTCTGTGGTTGCAATAACATCAgttagagaaaaaagagggaaggatgttgtagaagaaaaagaaattaaacaaaagcAGAGTCAAGAGCAAGTCATAGCTCTGCCACAGGCTGTGAGACAAATAGAAGATGACTGGTTTGTGCAGTTGGATATTCCCACCAGAGAATCATCATTTGTGCCACCAG TCACCATGGCGGAGTATGTTCAGGTTTATCCTAAGGAGAGCATTTTTACTGTGGCTAagacagtagtagtagtgtcCAGGAAGGAGGTTGTAGTTGAAAAGATGATGGTGCAAAAAGAGGACAAGAAGCTTCCCAAGCAAATAATCCCAGAGCAGAAAATATCTCAGCCAGTCAGAGAAAGAGATGATGACTGGTTTCAGCTGCTGGATGTTGTTCCCAGAGAAACATCATTTGTGCCTCCAG tttctctCCCTCTACCAGCTAAAATCTATCCAGATATTCAACCTGTAATtgaagtgaaaagaaaagagcagaaacTGCCAAAGGTTGATCTTGACCAGATTAGACAGCAGCCTTCTCAGCCACTGCCAGAGAGAGATGATGATTGGTTTGTGCTGTTTGATGCTGTTCGTGAGGAGGCAGTCATACGACCATCAG TTGCTGCTGTTAAAATTATTCCGGAAATGAGGAAGACATTTGAGGTTGAGGTGACAACAACTGAGACTAGAACATGGAAGAAGATGATAATTGGTGTGGACAGCAGGCAAGATGAGGCACGTCTGTCTGAAATTAGACCGAGCCCAATGGCACCATCgtcagaaagagaaggaggataTGATTGGTTTATCCTGTTCGACATCATCAGAGAAAAGACTGTTGTCATACCACCAG TTGCTGTGGTTAAGCGTATTGTGGATGTGGCACCCATTgagccaaaacaaaaaatcatcaTGAAAGAATTGAGGCCACCTGTGAAGTTTGTGGAGATCAAACCGCCACAACCAAGAGAGGTGGATGATGACTGGTTTGTGCTACTAGATGTTGCAGCTAAAGCACCAG TGGCAATGGCTGGGCCTGTCCGTATGTATCCTGAAGTGAGACCATCTAAAAAGGTTGCAGCCATAGAGCAGAGAGCACAGCAGAGAATTACTATAGTGGAGGAGAGATGGCAGCAGGAGAAGATGATACAGCAGATACAGCAGATACCGCGACCAACAGTGAGAAAGGTGGAGGATGACTGGTTTATTCTTCTCGATGTGGCCCCTAAGAAATCAG TTGCTGCCCCTGAGCGCATCCGATTCCCGGCAGAAGTCAGACCTCCAACTGCTGAGACCAAAAAGAGGATTGTTATCTCTGAAACAAGACCTCAGTTTGAGAGACGAATCTTGGAGGAGAGACGTCCTGTcgtgcacacacatattaaTGATGATTGGTTTGTTCTACTTGATGGTGGCCTCAAAGAGTCAG TGGTGAGCACACAGAGGGGTACCCGTCCTGTCAGTGCTCCAGTCTTCTCCCAGGCTGCCCTGGCAGAGGCAGGGATCCCAATGGCCCCTCTTGACCAGCCCCAAACCTCCACTCCAATCAAGACAAGCCGCAAAGACGAAAGGAGGCTGGAGGTCACTGTAGAGGCTGTGGAGCCCTCAAAAACTGAGGCTGACATCAAG CCAGCAGTGTGGAGGGACCAGAGAGAAGAGACTTCACTGATAACCAGCATCAATGGGGACATTCAG tCTGAGGTGGTGAGCACGGAAGTGGTGCGAATGCGAAAG GAGTTCGATAAGACTAATGAGGACGTGCTCAAACATCACGCCAGTATCAGTGAGCTGAAGAGGAACTTCATGGAATCTGTCCCAGAGTCTAGACCCAGTGAATGGGACAAGCGTCTGTCCACACACTCTCCATTCCGCACACTGGGAATCAATGGTCAACCTCTACCCAGTGCAGATGGG AGTGTGTGCATTAGTCCGCTATGTGGTGGTTCAGAGACAAAAGCTGCACATGTGGAAACCAGCAGCAATTTGGACTTTTCAGGCATACCCAGTCCCACTGTGAGACACAAGAGTGGGCCTGATAGTGTTGAAGCCCACGATGTTCCTGTTGAGGAGGAGTCATATCAGGAAGCGGTTGTAGTTTTTGAGACCTCCTTGGTACCCATCGTGGAGGTGGAGATGGCGCAGCCGCCTCCCTCAATCAGCCTATCCAGTAAAGATTTAGATGAGATCCAGGAAGAAGAAGGATCATATCCCGGAGTGTCGGAGGGCTCTGGGAGGATAGTTGGATGTTCCCCAGCCTCCTATTTCAGGAGTGATGGCCCACAGGTCATACGCTGCTTCCAG CCCCCTCTGGTGCAGACCCAGACAGTCACCATCACAGCTGTCTCCAACTCCTTACCCAGTGGCATCTCCACCACAGAGGTCCCTATCGTCCCGACCAAGACCTTCACCTATGAGTCTTCAAAG GTGACAGTTGATGGAACAGATGAGGATAAAGATGGCACCACTGTGTCCAGCTCCAAGACCGTTAGCTCAGAAACCACCAGTGGCACCACAgtcaccaccactaccactcaCATCTCAAAG GTAGTGAAAAGTGGTTCTTCAGAGACTCGTGTGGAGAAGAGAATCGTCATAAATGCAGACTCTGAAATCGACCAAGATAAG GGGAAAGATGGAGGAGCATCATCATTGTAA